The following are from one region of the Halobacteriovorax vibrionivorans genome:
- a CDS encoding coiled-coil domain-containing protein yields the protein MKRSTKSLVLLSLLALSANVHAQLPDEIDYPTYLSKYSQAKSDSDSARMSANQLKSMLQQIAADLEANGSAIAISKSEIDEAVAIISQLSTENMDLDNTIAMLTEENLGLGDELQRLARAISELSSEQREIQDDLVGPQRNAHNLRSALDSVTKNLHQNGDRLQKAQKKLDRNRDKIKNLEGNIKTAIDESDRLNLKLPKIQNNIKQKKEDLDKATSKISQLENQVTKFQAELVSANQEVSAAKAKVDQLESKISKQEAKVAPLVEKKNRLNAQAIKAQSTVSSKKSELNKAKNELSSAKSKLSSLKSEKQQLATQKNALEEKKTKFEEKLAQVEATLKELMANRDRGNANKIKNLREQRKLLRQKIAEVTPRLNKVEADLNKTSAELAQAKKVIAGGDTKVSNLEQEVAAAELQVKKLLADISAVENEIAQAVPQLARLKDRLASAKTELRSAQSAQASAKSKLDQKQTALAQVKKDIKRIEGDIASLKDQKQKAQERITIIAGDLKRMRRELNQEKNDFDANRRVVGTLRNTQNALKSERDSYQRRLSIVEDEIRHLRGELDKVQAQLLTLEDEHKQRDQQYVSNVQTIQSSQDRMQSNSYTISSKQSQIAQNENRIQELESQRSALLEDQLVKEGQFAQADAVASDLESITQETYEEYEDRKELYADYKVEAQQMGASQGQAAGATAGEYAGSADVKEDASLYGSKNGTTLGELRGYLAGLVDGKEQGLEAGYDEGVNSQASYDEGYAKGYEQGLQTAVALAKKENFPQGYAQVKEEKFSTLPTNKVVLENSVNGSLFMEKAFAFASTAAQTLTESFGIETPDYVSTEAFAPVRIKSKVDVEIARVEKEIARHEDNDQVSKAKPQYVYTAPTRIDVDEDFKNCFDVYKGVSDFKEACSDSYESAYKSQFVRDHKDTFFAAYEALFKEASDEAASGDFSGETRKAFDKAYKTAFAEARLEGEGVAYQNGATDGEEAGFDENIAAKRSEQLAKGKSEAANLFASSGVVRLNKYAQTSVKTEDPKGLTQDGKFSVGLGLVNFGKLATNRGAVSAKVIAASSNVSISNTRANLRVLPASTQIDLSDVIQAKVTNNARPGSEVKMQIELTYPGDALRGSYTEVATFVSNVMVNPEVQVGLEFDDKVKDRKCFLGLFNCKFRSHDVKVKLTGLRDFVPGSYDVAISVLEGGKFINLKKAQTQVAAPGKGVVATGALTYKFKKKTKDDKLKFKVDVSYKGELLQSKVFDVRAK from the coding sequence ATGAAGAGATCGACTAAAAGTTTAGTTTTATTATCGCTATTGGCATTAAGCGCCAACGTTCACGCACAGTTACCTGATGAAATCGATTATCCGACGTACCTATCAAAGTACTCTCAAGCAAAGTCCGATTCTGATAGTGCTCGTATGAGTGCCAATCAGCTTAAGAGCATGCTTCAGCAAATCGCTGCAGACTTAGAAGCAAATGGTTCTGCAATAGCAATCTCTAAATCAGAAATTGATGAGGCCGTAGCTATCATCAGTCAATTGAGTACAGAGAATATGGATCTCGATAATACGATTGCCATGCTAACGGAAGAAAACCTTGGCCTTGGTGATGAACTACAAAGACTTGCTCGCGCTATCTCTGAATTATCAAGTGAGCAAAGAGAAATCCAAGATGATCTAGTCGGTCCTCAAAGAAATGCACATAATCTTCGTTCTGCCCTTGATTCAGTAACAAAGAATCTTCACCAAAATGGTGATCGTCTTCAAAAGGCGCAAAAGAAGTTAGATCGTAATCGTGATAAAATTAAAAATCTTGAAGGAAATATCAAAACGGCAATCGATGAGAGCGATCGCCTAAATCTTAAGCTTCCTAAGATTCAAAATAATATCAAACAAAAGAAAGAAGACCTTGATAAGGCCACATCAAAAATTTCTCAATTAGAGAATCAAGTGACTAAATTTCAGGCCGAGCTTGTCAGTGCAAACCAAGAGGTTAGTGCGGCCAAGGCAAAGGTTGATCAATTAGAAAGTAAAATCTCAAAGCAAGAGGCCAAGGTAGCTCCTCTTGTTGAAAAGAAGAATAGACTAAACGCTCAGGCCATTAAGGCGCAATCAACAGTATCTTCTAAGAAGAGTGAATTAAATAAGGCAAAGAATGAGCTTTCATCAGCTAAATCAAAGCTTTCTTCTCTTAAAAGTGAAAAGCAACAACTTGCAACTCAAAAGAATGCATTAGAAGAGAAGAAAACTAAGTTTGAAGAAAAGCTTGCCCAAGTTGAAGCAACTCTTAAAGAGCTAATGGCAAATCGTGATCGTGGAAATGCTAATAAGATTAAAAACCTTAGAGAGCAAAGAAAACTTCTAAGACAAAAAATTGCAGAAGTAACACCACGTCTTAATAAAGTTGAAGCAGATTTAAATAAAACTTCAGCTGAACTAGCTCAAGCAAAGAAGGTTATTGCTGGTGGAGATACAAAAGTTTCTAATCTCGAGCAAGAAGTCGCAGCTGCTGAACTTCAAGTTAAGAAGCTCTTAGCTGATATCTCAGCGGTAGAAAATGAAATCGCACAGGCCGTTCCTCAACTTGCAAGACTTAAGGATCGCCTAGCGAGTGCTAAGACTGAATTAAGAAGTGCTCAAAGTGCACAAGCAAGTGCAAAGTCTAAGCTTGATCAGAAGCAGACGGCCCTTGCTCAAGTGAAAAAAGATATCAAGAGAATCGAAGGAGATATCGCTTCACTTAAAGATCAAAAACAAAAAGCGCAAGAGAGAATCACTATCATTGCAGGTGATCTAAAGCGTATGAGACGTGAACTAAACCAAGAAAAGAATGACTTCGATGCAAATCGCCGTGTGGTTGGAACACTTCGAAATACACAAAATGCTCTTAAGTCAGAGCGCGATTCATATCAAAGAAGACTTTCAATTGTTGAAGATGAAATCCGCCACCTACGTGGAGAGCTTGATAAGGTTCAAGCGCAGCTTCTAACTCTTGAAGATGAGCACAAGCAAAGAGATCAGCAATACGTTTCAAACGTACAAACGATCCAAAGCTCACAAGATCGTATGCAGAGTAACTCTTATACAATCTCTTCTAAGCAATCTCAGATTGCACAAAATGAAAATCGTATCCAAGAGCTTGAGTCTCAAAGAAGCGCACTTTTAGAAGATCAACTTGTAAAAGAAGGTCAATTTGCACAAGCTGATGCTGTGGCAAGTGATTTAGAATCAATCACTCAAGAAACTTATGAGGAATATGAAGATCGTAAAGAATTATATGCTGATTACAAAGTTGAGGCACAGCAAATGGGTGCTTCTCAAGGTCAAGCGGCCGGTGCAACTGCTGGTGAATACGCTGGATCTGCTGATGTAAAAGAAGATGCTTCTTTATATGGATCTAAGAATGGAACAACTCTTGGTGAGTTAAGAGGATATCTAGCAGGACTTGTTGATGGTAAAGAGCAAGGACTTGAGGCTGGGTATGACGAAGGTGTTAACTCTCAGGCCAGTTACGATGAAGGTTACGCAAAAGGTTATGAGCAAGGACTACAAACTGCTGTTGCTCTAGCTAAGAAAGAAAATTTCCCACAAGGATATGCACAAGTTAAAGAAGAGAAATTTTCAACACTACCAACTAATAAAGTGGTTCTTGAAAATAGTGTAAACGGAAGCTTATTTATGGAGAAGGCATTTGCCTTTGCCTCAACAGCGGCCCAAACACTTACAGAGAGCTTTGGAATTGAGACACCTGATTATGTTTCAACTGAGGCCTTTGCACCAGTAAGAATCAAGTCAAAGGTTGATGTTGAAATCGCTCGCGTTGAAAAAGAGATTGCTCGTCATGAAGATAATGATCAAGTTTCTAAGGCCAAGCCTCAGTATGTTTACACTGCACCAACTCGTATCGATGTTGATGAGGATTTCAAAAATTGTTTTGATGTCTACAAAGGTGTTTCTGATTTTAAAGAAGCCTGTAGTGATTCTTATGAGTCTGCTTATAAGTCTCAATTTGTTAGAGATCACAAAGACACTTTCTTTGCTGCTTATGAAGCATTATTTAAAGAAGCAAGTGATGAAGCTGCAAGCGGTGACTTCTCAGGTGAGACGAGAAAAGCTTTTGATAAAGCTTATAAGACGGCCTTTGCTGAAGCTCGCTTAGAAGGTGAGGGAGTTGCTTACCAAAATGGTGCAACTGATGGTGAAGAAGCTGGATTTGATGAGAATATTGCAGCTAAGCGTTCTGAGCAACTTGCCAAAGGTAAGAGTGAAGCAGCTAACTTATTTGCAAGTAGCGGTGTTGTTCGCCTTAATAAGTACGCACAAACAAGTGTAAAAACTGAAGATCCAAAAGGTCTAACTCAGGATGGAAAATTCTCAGTAGGTCTTGGTCTTGTTAACTTTGGTAAACTTGCAACAAATCGTGGTGCGGTATCAGCAAAAGTGATCGCTGCTTCATCAAATGTTTCGATTTCAAATACACGTGCTAACTTAAGAGTTCTACCGGCTTCAACTCAAATCGACTTAAGTGATGTTATCCAAGCGAAGGTTACAAATAACGCTCGCCCAGGATCTGAAGTTAAGATGCAAATTGAGCTGACTTACCCTGGTGACGCTTTACGTGGAAGCTATACTGAAGTTGCAACATTTGTTTCAAATGTCATGGTTAACCCAGAGGTACAAGTTGGATTAGAATTTGATGATAAAGTAAAAGATCGCAAGTGTTTCCTAGGTTTATTTAACTGTAAGTTTAGAAGCCATGATGTAAAAGTTAAGCTAACAGGTCTACGTGACTTTGTTCCTGGAAGCTATGATGTTGCAATCAGTGTTTTAGAGGGTGGAAAGTTCATCAATCTTAAGAAAGCTCAAACTCAAGTTGCTGCTCCAGGTAAAGGGGTTGTGGCCACAGGAGCTCTAACTTATAAGTTTAAGAAGAAAACAAAAGACGATAAACTCAAGTTTAAAGTCGATGTTTCTTACAAAGGCGAATTACTTCAGTCCAAAGTATTCGATGTAAGAGCAAAATAG
- the pal gene encoding peptidoglycan-associated lipoprotein Pal, with the protein MKKLFTLLLLGSALVMTSCGSDAKKNDSSSVESVEYANSSLELNGDSDSGKAGALRTVYFAFNSSNLNSSTKSTLEANAEFLKENTDVEVQVEGHCDERGGREYNMALGENRARAIKNYLVALGVDASRISTTSYGKERPIAFGHSEESWSQNRRGNFVVVSK; encoded by the coding sequence ATGAAAAAACTTTTTACGTTATTACTTTTAGGTTCTGCACTAGTTATGACTTCATGTGGTTCAGATGCTAAAAAAAATGATTCATCTTCTGTTGAATCAGTAGAGTACGCAAACTCATCACTTGAGTTAAACGGTGATTCAGACTCTGGTAAAGCAGGTGCTCTAAGAACTGTTTATTTTGCATTTAATTCTTCAAACCTAAACTCGTCTACTAAGTCGACTCTTGAAGCTAACGCTGAATTTTTAAAAGAGAACACTGATGTTGAAGTACAAGTTGAAGGTCACTGTGATGAAAGAGGTGGACGTGAGTACAACATGGCACTTGGTGAAAACCGTGCACGTGCAATTAAGAACTACCTAGTAGCTCTTGGTGTTGATGCTTCAAGAATCTCTACGACTTCTTACGGAAAAGAAAGACCAATCGCTTTTGGTCACTCTGAAGAGTCTTGGTCACAAAACAGAAGAGGAAACTTCGTTGTTGTTTCTAAGTAA
- a CDS encoding DUF4398 domain-containing protein translates to MKVLKSKITFLLLLLTLGSCGLTTVRPKLEMTYAQVAFLAAKEAGGQTLAPNLYRKAEFYYLKAKSSYKRKFFNKAKKYAILSKQFSEKAEFKAYRKKTLDSI, encoded by the coding sequence ATGAAAGTATTAAAGTCTAAAATTACATTTTTACTTTTACTTCTAACTCTGGGTAGTTGCGGTCTAACGACCGTACGCCCTAAGTTAGAAATGACTTATGCACAGGTTGCTTTCCTTGCGGCAAAGGAAGCTGGTGGCCAAACACTCGCCCCTAACCTCTATCGAAAAGCCGAATTCTACTACTTAAAAGCTAAATCAAGCTACAAGAGAAAGTTTTTTAATAAAGCTAAGAAATACGCCATTTTATCAAAACAATTTTCTGAAAAGGCCGAATTCAAAGCCTATCGTAAAAAAACTCTCGATAGCATCTAA
- a CDS encoding tetratricopeptide repeat protein yields the protein MKKTSLLSTITLITLMGSMTSCKTQEQIEREKKINTMSVQMQQSQRLNADAISKMQELESSIAAFQGQMEEYTNGKDQKVEELQNKINKLEEQNTSLTDEVTKLSAKIEEQDKYIKEVIALLKKKDKQRRAKAAAKKRSPYNEAMYLYGKGKYSQARPILEELYKAGKIKGKSRDRINHNLGMVAYIQKRYDDAITYFSSLYTKKPKSPYNANGLVYLARSFEKKGQKDQAIAILQEMLKSFPKSRHVPAAKKLLARLK from the coding sequence ATGAAGAAAACTTCCCTACTATCGACTATCACATTAATCACTTTAATGGGATCAATGACTTCTTGTAAGACACAGGAACAAATTGAGCGCGAAAAGAAAATCAATACAATGTCAGTTCAAATGCAGCAGAGTCAAAGACTTAATGCAGATGCCATCTCTAAGATGCAAGAGCTAGAGTCCTCGATCGCCGCTTTCCAAGGACAAATGGAAGAGTATACCAATGGTAAAGACCAGAAGGTTGAAGAGCTACAAAATAAAATTAATAAGCTCGAAGAACAAAACACTTCCCTAACTGATGAAGTAACAAAGCTTTCTGCAAAAATTGAAGAGCAAGATAAGTATATTAAAGAAGTTATTGCTCTCCTAAAAAAAAAAGATAAGCAAAGAAGAGCAAAAGCAGCTGCAAAGAAGCGCTCTCCTTATAACGAGGCCATGTATCTCTATGGAAAGGGTAAGTATTCTCAAGCTCGCCCTATCCTAGAAGAGCTTTATAAGGCCGGAAAGATCAAAGGCAAAAGTAGAGATCGTATCAACCACAACCTTGGAATGGTTGCTTATATTCAAAAGAGATATGATGATGCCATCACTTACTTCTCGTCTTTATATACGAAAAAACCAAAATCACCTTATAACGCTAATGGATTAGTTTACCTTGCCCGCTCTTTTGAAAAGAAAGGACAAAAAGATCAGGCCATAGCGATTCTTCAAGAGATGCTTAAGTCATTTCCTAAAAGTCGCCACGTTCCTGCAGCAAAGAAATTACTAGCAAGATTAAAATAA
- a CDS encoding multiheme c-type cytochrome, with translation MKRIFGLLTLTLALSCQSIIDMDKANSELKIEGPKFSILFSHSISGETHPCGCRQFPLGGLPQVAGFMHELKKEKQFLYVDTGDMLFPSSIVPTHIAKSQMQAAKDVAKGLDKLGLKYTLPGDQDLAAGVGFYKEVLSEVSFTPLVSNLSDEKKKDFPHQEFTKIVFGKKTVYLTGIVEPSTIQGPLQGYFKRPEASFPETLKKLKEAGYDEKNPLTQLVVMSHAGLDYDKGFAKKFPMIDWIIGSHSQSFTNYSIDVGDTQIVQVLSKNHYIGEIAISSGKEKLEKEFSYHEMREQLGEKIPNNPFTAYINESKKKLDQIRDEEQKMMYSGGNEIKKIPDAKSCLECHEAQGEHWAKTPHSVSFATLMIAGEENKTSCMKCHSVGMNEEGGYINHNDIVHFKDLKTTDKGFSGHKNKYWQDVSKAFKDVKSIRKLSDKKVSALRVEWDKLDEKHKVEHSYANVQCLNCHEVVTDHPFAIENDEQKLAHTKASIKNKCLECHTSDQSPEWYKKDRDGVYSGVDEDYFEKMYKKMVH, from the coding sequence ATGAAGAGAATATTTGGATTACTTACTTTAACTTTAGCACTTTCGTGCCAAAGTATTATCGACATGGATAAAGCAAACTCAGAGCTAAAGATTGAAGGCCCTAAGTTTTCCATCCTCTTCTCTCATTCAATCTCAGGTGAAACACATCCTTGTGGATGCCGTCAATTCCCTCTGGGAGGACTTCCACAAGTAGCAGGCTTTATGCACGAGCTAAAAAAAGAAAAACAATTTCTCTATGTTGATACAGGAGATATGCTCTTTCCTTCTTCAATCGTTCCAACTCATATTGCAAAATCACAAATGCAAGCAGCAAAGGATGTTGCTAAAGGACTCGATAAACTTGGCCTAAAATACACTCTTCCTGGAGATCAGGATCTTGCTGCTGGTGTTGGATTTTATAAAGAAGTTCTAAGTGAAGTTAGCTTCACTCCCCTTGTTTCAAACTTAAGTGATGAAAAAAAGAAGGACTTCCCTCATCAAGAGTTTACTAAGATTGTATTTGGAAAGAAGACAGTCTATTTAACAGGAATTGTTGAACCAAGTACTATACAAGGTCCATTACAAGGTTATTTTAAAAGACCTGAAGCAAGTTTTCCAGAAACCCTAAAGAAGCTTAAAGAAGCTGGATACGACGAGAAAAACCCACTAACACAGCTTGTGGTTATGTCTCATGCAGGACTTGATTACGATAAAGGCTTTGCTAAGAAATTTCCTATGATCGATTGGATTATTGGTTCTCACTCACAAAGTTTTACTAATTATTCAATTGATGTTGGTGATACTCAAATCGTTCAAGTTCTCTCAAAGAACCACTACATTGGAGAGATTGCCATCTCAAGTGGAAAAGAGAAGCTAGAAAAAGAATTTTCATACCACGAAATGCGTGAGCAATTAGGAGAGAAGATTCCAAATAACCCATTTACGGCCTATATCAATGAATCAAAGAAGAAATTAGATCAGATTCGTGATGAGGAACAAAAGATGATGTACTCAGGCGGTAATGAAATCAAAAAGATTCCAGATGCTAAGAGCTGTCTTGAATGTCACGAGGCCCAAGGAGAACACTGGGCAAAGACTCCTCACTCAGTTTCTTTTGCAACGCTTATGATTGCAGGAGAAGAAAATAAGACCTCTTGTATGAAGTGCCACTCTGTTGGAATGAATGAAGAAGGTGGTTATATCAATCACAACGATATTGTTCACTTCAAAGACTTAAAGACAACAGATAAAGGCTTTAGCGGCCATAAGAATAAGTATTGGCAAGATGTTTCAAAGGCCTTCAAGGATGTAAAATCAATTCGTAAGCTCTCTGATAAGAAAGTATCAGCTCTTCGTGTTGAATGGGATAAGCTTGATGAGAAGCATAAGGTTGAGCATAGCTATGCCAATGTTCAGTGTTTAAATTGTCATGAGGTTGTTACTGATCACCCATTTGCTATTGAAAATGATGAGCAAAAACTGGCCCACACAAAAGCTTCAATAAAGAATAAATGCCTTGAGTGTCACACAAGTGACCAATCACCAGAGTGGTATAAGAAAGATCGCGATGGAGTTTATTCAGGTGTTGATGAAGATTACTTTGAAAAAATGTACAAGAAGATGGTGCACTAA
- the smpB gene encoding SsrA-binding protein SmpB, translating into MGKKIIAKNKRAKFDYQLLELYEAGMVLAGTEVKSLRAGKVSIGEAHITIDKNGEVWANNIKIPEYEFGNQFNHEEARKRKLLLHEKEIAEIAHRAKAERLTIVPTIIYFKGSRVKLEIALAKGKKLHDKRSDQQKKDVERKLRRGDYN; encoded by the coding sequence ATGGGAAAGAAAATAATAGCCAAAAATAAGAGAGCAAAGTTCGATTATCAATTACTTGAACTTTACGAAGCTGGAATGGTTCTCGCTGGAACAGAGGTGAAGTCATTGCGTGCTGGAAAAGTCTCAATTGGTGAGGCCCATATTACAATTGATAAAAATGGCGAAGTTTGGGCCAATAATATCAAGATTCCTGAATATGAATTTGGAAATCAATTCAATCATGAAGAGGCGAGAAAGAGAAAGCTTCTTCTCCATGAAAAAGAGATCGCTGAAATCGCTCACCGTGCAAAGGCCGAGCGCTTAACGATTGTTCCAACGATTATCTATTTTAAGGGTTCTCGCGTGAAGTTAGAAATTGCCTTAGCTAAAGGTAAGAAGCTCCACGACAAGCGATCTGATCAGCAGAAAAAAGATGTTGAAAGAAAGTTAAGAAGAGGTGACTACAACTAA
- the rsmA gene encoding 16S rRNA (adenine(1518)-N(6)/adenine(1519)-N(6))-dimethyltransferase RsmA, with translation MEDSKKLPWANKDLGQHFLNNQNIISKITDDFAEVAESIIEVGPGPGILTKNLAAHNQDIHVVEKDERMIEYLAPIVKADHINFTDALAFDFEAFINEKGLGDKTWLVSNLPYNISTPLLLKFLQTPSIKYMTLMFQREVADKVFAFASKKNFMGSLMALSQTYFKTSLLVKAPPGAFTPPPKVDSAVISFERIDNPVIALDEFTKFEKFLRAVFQFKRKQLGKVLKSYTSVEKIQAGLAHINQPLTVRAEALKLEDLQNLYKFLNE, from the coding sequence GTGGAAGATAGCAAGAAACTACCTTGGGCCAATAAAGATCTAGGACAACACTTCTTAAATAATCAAAATATTATTTCAAAGATAACAGATGACTTTGCTGAAGTTGCCGAAAGTATTATTGAAGTAGGACCAGGCCCTGGAATTCTTACTAAGAATCTTGCTGCTCATAACCAAGATATTCACGTTGTTGAAAAAGATGAGCGCATGATTGAATACCTTGCACCAATTGTAAAAGCTGATCATATCAACTTTACGGATGCATTGGCCTTTGATTTTGAGGCCTTCATTAATGAGAAGGGACTAGGTGATAAGACATGGCTTGTTTCAAACCTGCCTTATAATATTTCAACGCCACTACTTCTTAAATTTCTTCAAACACCATCAATTAAATATATGACATTGATGTTTCAACGAGAAGTTGCCGATAAGGTCTTTGCCTTTGCTTCAAAGAAGAATTTCATGGGCTCTCTAATGGCCTTATCACAAACATATTTTAAAACGTCACTTCTAGTTAAGGCGCCTCCGGGAGCTTTCACGCCACCACCAAAAGTGGACTCGGCCGTTATTAGCTTTGAGAGAATAGACAATCCTGTGATTGCTCTGGACGAATTTACAAAATTTGAGAAATTCTTAAGAGCAGTGTTTCAATTTAAGAGAAAGCAGCTAGGAAAGGTTCTAAAGAGCTATACTTCTGTTGAAAAAATTCAAGCGGGACTAGCACATATCAATCAACCTTTGACAGTTAGGGCAGAAGCGCTAAAATTAGAAGACTTGCAAAATCTATATAAATTTTTAAATGAGTAA
- the tsaD gene encoding tRNA (adenosine(37)-N6)-threonylcarbamoyltransferase complex transferase subunit TsaD, with the protein MSQKYILGIETSCDDTSVAVLKGDPTSGQAPEVLAFELFSQEQMLAQWGGVVPEIASRNHLDKLAPLLDVTIKKAGVTLSDIDLVGVTTFPGLLGPLLTGLNAAKTISLLKKVDIFAVNHLFAHLEAVHLTHEVTYPYIGLLVSGGHSLYTLVRASDDVEVLGSTIDDAAGEAYDKGGKLMGLGYPAGRIIDDLAKEGDINRFEFPVGLKTSKDCNLSFSGVKTALRTFLEKNPDYYVKSPEDINQDTKDICASYQHAIVSALKLKLRYAIEKAGELGHKNLPVVVGGGVACNSYLRKVLKEKYKNVFFVEPKYCTDNGAMIANYALRNYESRIKYPATLSIDARSRFINKKEHRKT; encoded by the coding sequence GTGAGTCAAAAGTATATTTTAGGCATTGAAACAAGTTGTGACGACACGTCTGTGGCGGTTCTTAAAGGTGATCCAACTTCTGGGCAGGCTCCTGAAGTTTTGGCATTTGAGTTATTTTCACAAGAACAAATGCTTGCCCAATGGGGTGGGGTTGTTCCTGAAATTGCTTCTCGAAATCACCTCGATAAATTGGCCCCGCTCTTAGATGTAACCATTAAAAAAGCAGGTGTGACACTTTCAGATATTGATCTTGTTGGTGTAACGACTTTCCCAGGACTCCTTGGTCCACTTTTAACGGGACTAAATGCGGCCAAGACGATTTCTCTTTTAAAGAAAGTGGATATCTTTGCGGTAAACCACCTCTTTGCTCATCTTGAAGCAGTTCATCTCACTCATGAAGTGACTTATCCATATATCGGGCTTCTTGTAAGTGGAGGCCACAGTCTCTACACTCTTGTTCGCGCAAGTGATGATGTGGAAGTTCTTGGCTCAACAATTGATGATGCCGCAGGTGAGGCCTATGACAAAGGCGGAAAGCTAATGGGACTTGGTTATCCTGCTGGCCGAATTATTGATGATCTAGCAAAAGAAGGTGATATCAATCGTTTTGAATTCCCTGTGGGACTTAAGACTTCAAAAGATTGTAACCTAAGTTTTTCAGGTGTGAAGACGGCCCTGAGAACGTTTCTAGAGAAGAATCCAGACTATTATGTGAAGTCTCCTGAAGATATTAATCAGGATACAAAAGATATTTGTGCTTCTTATCAGCACGCTATTGTGTCGGCCCTAAAGCTTAAGCTTCGCTATGCAATTGAGAAAGCTGGAGAGTTGGGACATAAGAATCTCCCTGTTGTTGTGGGAGGCGGTGTCGCTTGTAATAGCTATCTAAGAAAAGTTTTAAAAGAGAAGTATAAGAACGTATTCTTTGTTGAACCTAAATATTGTACAGATAATGGTGCCATGATTGCTAATTATGCCCTAAGAAATTATGAGAGTCGTATTAAGTATCCTGCTACACTTAGCATTGATGCACGTTCTCGATTTATTAATAAGAAAGAACATAGGAAGACTTAG
- a CDS encoding HD-GYP domain-containing protein: protein MSFNVLIAEPDFELSDIYVLGIENTFQDSNITRVASFKDLKAKLNASGNYHLIISEYFRDGDEDIFSFLDSKSLNIPTLTITSFTEAEFINFERDITYHLKRAHLPKPFSYVSFENIVTELSGPSSFVQSRTAYKKINTEYFLRGTIALCDTYVKLSDSKFVKVIKRGDTFTISQIESYLDRDINYLYINKDDLDEFVVNAGEVSFLKYDPSTPAEHLDIAQKSIMTLKRLVGNYGISEGSMAVVDSYVSNLKKLSQGSVKLKNLLAEREQMTNYLYDHCYLTSILGVEILKQLAWGKKDNIETIILTSVYHDLLLEDESLARISSQGELLKAELSDYDKNIVLSHGRLISETLEKEGINDQNLYEILINHHERPDGNGFPRGLYAKQIKPLTAVFIVAHELAKKMEEYHYDLEYSEDIAKHMQANFSKDHFEKIVKIVDKILK from the coding sequence ATGAGTTTTAACGTCTTAATTGCGGAACCAGATTTTGAATTAAGTGATATATACGTCTTAGGTATCGAGAACACGTTCCAAGATTCAAATATCACGCGCGTTGCTAGCTTTAAGGATCTTAAGGCCAAGCTCAATGCGTCTGGTAATTATCATCTTATTATTTCAGAGTACTTTCGCGATGGGGACGAGGATATTTTCTCTTTTCTCGATAGTAAGTCGTTAAATATTCCAACTCTAACGATTACATCATTCACTGAAGCAGAGTTTATAAACTTTGAACGTGATATTACTTATCACTTAAAAAGAGCGCACCTTCCAAAACCATTTTCTTATGTCTCATTTGAAAATATCGTCACGGAATTGAGTGGCCCTTCAAGCTTTGTTCAATCTCGAACAGCTTATAAGAAAATCAATACAGAGTACTTCCTTAGAGGAACCATTGCTCTTTGTGATACCTATGTAAAACTTAGTGATTCAAAATTTGTTAAGGTCATCAAAAGGGGAGATACTTTTACAATCTCTCAAATTGAAAGTTATCTTGATCGCGATATTAATTATCTCTATATCAATAAAGATGATCTGGATGAATTTGTCGTTAATGCAGGTGAAGTTTCATTTCTAAAATACGACCCATCAACGCCAGCTGAACATCTTGATATTGCTCAAAAGTCGATTATGACTCTAAAGAGACTCGTTGGAAATTATGGAATTAGTGAAGGTTCCATGGCCGTGGTGGATAGTTATGTATCAAATCTTAAAAAACTATCCCAAGGTAGTGTGAAACTAAAGAATCTCTTGGCAGAAAGAGAGCAGATGACAAATTACCTCTATGACCACTGCTACCTAACAAGTATCTTAGGTGTTGAAATCCTAAAGCAGCTGGCCTGGGGAAAGAAAGATAATATTGAAACGATTATTCTGACTTCTGTTTACCACGATCTTCTCTTAGAAGATGAGTCACTTGCTCGCATCTCTTCTCAAGGAGAGCTTCTTAAGGCCGAGCTAAGTGATTATGATAAGAATATTGTTCTAAGTCACGGGCGTCTGATATCTGAAACTCTTGAAAAAGAGGGGATAAATGACCAGAATCTTTACGAAATTCTCATCAATCACCACGAAAGACCTGATGGAAATGGTTTTCCCCGTGGGCTATATGCTAAACAAATTAAGCCCTTAACAGCAGTTTTTATTGTGGCCCATGAGCTAGCTAAGAAGATGGAAGAGTATCACTACGATCTTGAGTATAGTGAAGACATCGCAAAGCATATGCAGGCCAACTTTTCCAAAGATCACTTTGAAAAAATTGTCAAAATTGTCGATAAAATTCTCAAATAG